The nucleotide sequence TGAATGGTTTTTCGTGAAACAGCACTTTAAAGTGATGACGCTCTGCTACTTTTTGCATTACATCCATCAATAAAGAATTATGATCTACTGCTAAATTGGTTTCTTCAAAAATCGGTGCCAACTCAAACTGATTTGGTGCAACTTCATTATGGCGTGTTTTTACCGGAATTCCCAACAACATACACTCGTTTTCTAAATCGCGCATATAGTTTAAAACTCTTGTAGGAATCGATCCAAAATAATGATCTTCTAATTGCTGTCCTTTAGCCGAAACGTGACCCAACAAGGTTCTACCCGTTTGCAAAATATCCGGACGCGACGCCGCCAATGCATCATCAATTAAGAAATATTCTTGTTCCCAACCTAATGTTGGTGTTACTTTTTTAACATTTTTATCGAAAAATTTTGCAACTTCGGTAGCAGCTTCATCAATAGCAGATAATGCTCTTAACAAAGGCGCTTTATTGTCTAATGCCTCTCCCGTGTAGGATACAAATACAGTTGGAATACATAGCGTTGTTCCAAAAATAAACGCGGGCGATGTAGGGTCCCAAGCAGTATATCCACGTGCTTCGAATGTGTTTCTAATACCTCCGTTTGGAAAAGAAGATGCATCGGGCTCTTGTTGAACCAATTGCGATCCACCAAATTTTTCTACGGGATCAGACCCATCGAATGAAGTTTCAAAAAAAGCATCGTGTTTCTCTGCAGTAGTTCCTGTTAATGGCTGAAACCAGTGTGTGTAGTGTGTTACACCTTTGCTCATAGCCCATTCTTTCATACCCAATGCAATATAATCTGCCATTTTACGGTCGATTTTTATTCCATGATCAACTGCAGAACGAACTGCTTTGTACGCTTCGGGGGTAAGGTGCTGGCGCATTGCTTTGTCATTGAAAACATTGCTTCCAAAAATTTCTGATTTCTTACCAATTTCTGATACCGGAACTGCCGGTCGATTGCTTGCTGCTTTTAAAGCTTCAAAACGAAAAGTTGCCATAATTCTTTATATGTGTTGTTTGAAGGAACAAAAATAATAAAAAAATTAAACAAAAATAAAAACACCCCCTAAAATTTAGGGGGTGCTTCACAAAACATTTAATTTATTTTTTCAATTTCAAGGTTTTTATTGGTGCGTTTTCCAATCCTAATGCCGAAATAGTGGCGTTATAATCATTATAGTTTATTTTCTGAGCAAATCCACCAGGAACCACAACAACTCGAAAAGTTTGACGGTACACAAATTCATTGTATTCTGCATTTGATAGTTCATTAACAGGAAAATTAGCTGAAAAATATACTTTTACATCAAATCGCGTAAAATCATAATCGTATTTCACCATATCGTTCCCTCCTAAATTATAAGAAACAGGAACTAATGTCCAAGAATTTCCTTGCCATCTGTAAACCAATACGTTATCGCTATCAAAAATCGCAGTTGTAAAATTCCAAGTTGCTGAATAGGTATAGGCATCTTCTTGTGTGCTGATTGTTTCATTGGTTAGTTCAAAAACTTGTGAATATCCATCAACATAGTTTTCATCGTAATATTCTTCGATTGTACAGCTTTGCAGTGCTGTTAATCCTATAAATGCTGCTAAAAGTAATGTTATCTTTTTCATAATATATGTTGTTTAAAAATCTTAATTAATTACATAATACCTAATTTCATTAATCGTGCCAAAAATGCAATTTTAAGTAAGTATTTTGTAAATTTGAGTAAATTTATTTTTAAAAATTATGGAACACATCTTTTTCAAAGGCCAGGTTTTATGGAGTATGATTGATGCCAACCGACACCTTCGACATTCGGCATACAGCGATTTTTGTACTCAAGCCCGCAACAATTTAATGGTTCATATAGGTTTATCAGTTAACGAATGTGCAAAATTTGGTATTGCACCGATATTATTTAGAGAAGAAACTATTTTCCACCGAGAAATTAAGATGGATGAAGAAATTGAAGTTGCAGTTGAAATGACCAAACACAATAAACTAAACAATCGTTTTTCAATTG is from Paenimyroides aestuarii and encodes:
- a CDS encoding acyl-CoA thioesterase; this encodes MEHIFFKGQVLWSMIDANRHLRHSAYSDFCTQARNNLMVHIGLSVNECAKFGIAPILFREETIFHREIKMDEEIEVAVEMTKHNKLNNRFSIAHTVYKADGTKSATVHVDGAWFDLKNRKLTALPPEVVAIVNKIPKSSSFVEE